A single region of the Thermococcus zilligii AN1 genome encodes:
- a CDS encoding DUF5748 family protein, whose translation MHFEVVKEFLEDIGADWIEVEEEIHLDPEVFYEVWKYVGQPELKTYVIEDEVVEPGSYDPPEMKYTDVKRIKVKNVYFETLDGKKIVTDYSAFQKIRKERSP comes from the coding sequence ATGCACTTTGAGGTGGTTAAGGAGTTTCTTGAAGACATCGGTGCCGACTGGATAGAGGTCGAGGAGGAAATCCACCTTGACCCCGAGGTTTTCTACGAGGTTTGGAAGTACGTTGGCCAACCAGAACTTAAGACCTATGTTATTGAGGACGAGGTTGTCGAGCCCGGCTCCTACGATCCACCTGAGATGAAGTACACCGATGTTAAGAGAATCAAGGTCAAGAACGTCTACTTTGAAACCCTGGATGGAAAGAAAATCGTCACGGATTACTCGGCGTTCCAGAAGATTCGGAAGGAGAGGTCTCCCTGA